Proteins encoded by one window of bacterium:
- a CDS encoding cation:proton antiporter, with translation MAVSSNELYYILLLFALFIVPRVLQRFRLPSAITCVGLGAVAGLGLELFHGDGTVQMLATLGIVALFLFAGLDVDFVELYRHRGIVAQHLALFVGSLALVTVLAVWLFKLDLRPAMLVALALITPSTGFILDSLHSLGLSEQERFWIRTKAIASEIVALLVLFFVLQTTTVPQFAKSLGIMAGLVILLPLLFKMFADWILPYAPRTEFTFMVIVAVAAAFVTLRLGVYYLVGAFIVGLVAHRFQHELPALASDKTMHALELFASFFIPFYFFSAGLHLERSDFSPLALLVGGGFILIMVPLRLLPVALHRRMVLKEPLKVGMRISASMLPTLVFTLVLAGILRDRFDLPGYLFGGLIVYTLANTLIPGFALGISPSSFMEPKITTEEFLQPRDPSAKA, from the coding sequence ATGGCTGTCTCTTCCAACGAACTCTATTATATCCTGTTGCTGTTTGCGCTGTTCATCGTGCCGCGTGTATTACAGCGATTTCGCTTGCCGAGCGCAATCACCTGTGTCGGTTTGGGCGCAGTGGCCGGATTGGGATTGGAGCTGTTCCACGGGGATGGGACAGTCCAGATGCTGGCTACTCTCGGAATTGTGGCGCTCTTTCTGTTTGCGGGGCTGGATGTTGACTTTGTCGAGTTGTACCGGCATCGCGGGATAGTGGCACAACATCTGGCGCTGTTCGTGGGTTCATTGGCACTGGTGACCGTGCTCGCAGTATGGCTGTTCAAGCTTGATCTGCGACCGGCTATGCTGGTAGCGCTGGCACTGATCACTCCCTCCACCGGATTCATTCTCGATTCTCTGCATTCGCTTGGCTTGTCGGAACAGGAACGTTTCTGGATCCGGACCAAGGCGATCGCAAGTGAGATTGTCGCATTGCTGGTTCTATTTTTTGTGCTGCAGACAACCACTGTGCCGCAGTTTGCCAAGTCGCTGGGGATCATGGCCGGGCTGGTGATCCTGTTGCCACTGTTATTCAAGATGTTCGCGGACTGGATACTGCCGTACGCGCCGCGGACGGAATTTACCTTCATGGTGATCGTCGCGGTAGCGGCGGCGTTTGTGACTCTGCGGCTGGGGGTCTACTATCTGGTCGGGGCCTTCATTGTCGGACTGGTGGCTCACCGGTTTCAGCACGAGTTACCCGCGCTCGCCTCTGATAAAACCATGCATGCACTGGAGCTGTTTGCATCGTTTTTCATCCCGTTCTATTTCTTTTCCGCGGGCTTGCATCTGGAACGATCTGATTTCAGCCCGCTCGCTTTGTTGGTCGGTGGTGGATTCATCCTGATAATGGTGCCACTTCGACTTCTACCGGTGGCGTTGCACCGACGAATGGTGCTCAAAGAACCGCTCAAGGTTGGGATGCGGATCAGCGCGTCAATGTTGCCGACACTGGTTTTTACTCTGGTACTCGCCGGGATCCTGCGAGATCGCTTTGACCTTCCCGGCTATCTGTTCGGTGGGTTGATCGTGTATACGCTGGCCAATACGTTGATCCCCGGTTTTGCGCTGGGAATATCTCCGTCAAGTTTCATGGAACCAAAGATCACAACAGAGGAATTTCTCCAACCCAGGGATCCCTCGGCCAAGGCGTGA
- a CDS encoding TPM domain-containing protein, translated as MKRLFFLVGLLSLLLTLPVAAKETIKYDGPVTDMAGLLSKSEEQQLEQKIISYREASTNEIGVLIVQSLDGMAIEDFSYGIYKSWGIGAKGKDNGVLLVIALDEKRTRVEVGYGLEGDLTDIESSRLIRKDAPMSDLFRQGKFAEGISMGIDGIIQAIGGEYNPPKKKKSKKDLPFPIVGLAIFMLFFVLPAIRRSKRGSSWTSGGPFGGFGGGMMGGRGFGGGSSGGGGGFSFGGGSSGGGGASGGW; from the coding sequence GTGAAGCGACTGTTCTTTCTTGTCGGGCTTCTCTCTCTGCTGCTGACCCTTCCGGTCGCGGCCAAAGAGACGATCAAATACGATGGTCCGGTCACTGATATGGCCGGACTGCTCTCCAAGTCAGAGGAACAGCAGCTTGAGCAGAAGATCATCAGTTATCGTGAGGCATCAACCAACGAGATAGGTGTGCTGATCGTCCAATCGCTCGATGGGATGGCGATCGAAGACTTCTCGTATGGCATATACAAAAGTTGGGGAATCGGCGCCAAAGGTAAGGACAATGGCGTCCTGCTGGTGATCGCTCTCGATGAAAAGCGGACACGCGTTGAAGTCGGGTATGGCCTCGAAGGCGACCTGACCGATATCGAGTCCTCGCGGCTGATTCGCAAGGATGCTCCCATGTCGGATCTTTTCCGGCAGGGGAAATTTGCCGAAGGGATATCGATGGGGATCGACGGCATAATCCAGGCGATCGGTGGTGAGTACAATCCACCGAAGAAGAAGAAAAGCAAGAAGGATCTCCCCTTCCCGATCGTCGGGCTGGCGATCTTCATGCTCTTTTTCGTTCTGCCGGCGATCCGTCGCAGTAAGCGTGGTTCCTCCTGGACCTCGGGTGGGCCATTCGGCGGGTTCGGTGGCGGCATGATGGGTGGACGCGGCTTTGGCGGCGGTTCATCCGGTGGCGGCGGTGGATTCAGTTTTGGCGGCGGTTCATCCGGCGGCGGCGGCGCCAGCGGTGGATGGTAA
- a CDS encoding LemA family protein, which produces MKVFGIILGVLLLLAIILGGWIWSARGGLIEKNTTVDQQWAQVQNVYQRRFDLIPNLVASVDNFMQRQQQTLVDVIAMRQRVIDLKSQADNALGQQNPALLDSISGQLSRQLNSFINVVVEQYPEIKGDQNYSDLMAAIEGSENRIAQERKAYNDAVREYNVYRQKGVGPLIAGAIFGFAYERTFFAAQAEAQTAPSVKDAFNSGQPSGN; this is translated from the coding sequence ATGAAGGTTTTCGGCATTATCCTCGGTGTCCTGCTACTGCTGGCGATCATCCTCGGTGGATGGATCTGGTCGGCTCGTGGCGGCCTGATCGAGAAAAACACCACTGTCGACCAGCAGTGGGCGCAGGTGCAGAATGTCTATCAGCGCCGATTCGACCTGATCCCGAATTTGGTCGCCTCGGTGGATAATTTCATGCAGCGCCAACAGCAGACGTTGGTTGATGTCATCGCCATGCGTCAGCGCGTGATCGACCTGAAATCGCAGGCCGACAATGCGCTGGGACAGCAGAACCCGGCGTTGCTCGATTCGATCTCCGGTCAGCTCTCCCGCCAGTTGAATTCATTCATCAATGTGGTGGTGGAGCAGTATCCCGAGATCAAAGGGGACCAGAACTATTCCGACCTGATGGCCGCGATCGAGGGTTCCGAAAACCGTATCGCGCAGGAACGGAAAGCGTACAACGATGCCGTGCGCGAGTACAATGTCTACCGTCAGAAAGGGGTCGGCCCGCTGATCGCCGGCGCGATCTTTGGATTCGCATACGAGCGGACTTTCTTTGCGGCACAGGCTGAAGCGCAGACCGCGCCGAGCGTGAAGGATGCCTTCAATTCCGGCCAACCGAGCGGCAACTAA
- the wecB gene encoding UDP-N-acetylglucosamine 2-epimerase (non-hydrolyzing) — MKILTVVGARPQFIKAAAVSREIARIPALTEKIIHTGQHFDDNMSEVFFRDMQIPTPAFNLNIHSLSHGAMTGQMLVRLEEIFLSEKPDMVMVYGDTNSTLAGALAAAKLHIPVAHVEAGLRSFRMSMPEEINRVMTDRIASLLFCPTDTAVANLKAEGVERSGARIVKCGDVMYDCALYYGKIAEEKSTILHCLKHDRFALCTVHRAENTDEPKNLKAIFEALDQINAELPVILPIHPRTRKIAESLGLKTGVTLLEPVSYFDMLQLLQKCEIVLTDSGGLQKEAYFFGKPCVTLRDETEWVELVEVGANRVTGADVSKIVAACREMRGTTIATDRRLYGDGDAARRIAEELAGS; from the coding sequence ATGAAGATCCTCACTGTTGTCGGGGCGCGTCCGCAGTTCATCAAAGCGGCGGCGGTCAGCCGGGAGATCGCCAGAATTCCGGCACTCACCGAAAAGATCATCCATACCGGCCAGCATTTTGATGACAATATGTCGGAAGTTTTCTTCCGCGATATGCAGATCCCGACTCCTGCATTCAATCTCAATATCCATTCGCTTTCGCATGGCGCTATGACCGGCCAGATGCTGGTCCGGCTCGAAGAGATATTTCTCTCTGAAAAGCCGGATATGGTGATGGTCTACGGCGACACCAATTCCACGCTCGCGGGCGCGCTGGCGGCGGCCAAACTGCATATTCCGGTCGCGCATGTTGAGGCAGGATTGCGGTCATTCCGAATGTCGATGCCCGAGGAGATCAACCGGGTGATGACCGACCGGATTGCATCGCTGCTATTCTGTCCGACCGATACCGCAGTAGCCAATCTCAAGGCGGAGGGAGTGGAACGGTCAGGGGCGCGTATTGTGAAGTGTGGTGATGTGATGTATGATTGCGCGCTCTATTACGGGAAGATCGCGGAAGAGAAGTCGACCATTCTCCATTGCCTGAAACATGACCGCTTTGCACTCTGCACAGTGCATCGAGCGGAGAATACCGATGAGCCGAAGAATCTGAAAGCAATCTTCGAAGCGCTCGATCAAATCAATGCGGAACTGCCGGTGATACTGCCGATTCATCCGCGGACACGGAAGATAGCCGAATCGCTCGGCCTCAAGACCGGCGTGACTTTGCTCGAGCCGGTCAGCTATTTTGATATGCTGCAACTGCTGCAGAAGTGCGAGATCGTGCTGACTGATTCGGGCGGTCTGCAGAAAGAGGCGTATTTCTTCGGCAAGCCGTGCGTGACATTGCGTGACGAAACCGAGTGGGTGGAGTTGGTGGAGGTTGGGGCGAACCGGGTTACCGGCGCGGATGTTTCGAAGATTGTCGCGGCTTGCCGCGAGATGCGGGGGACGACGATTGCGACGGACAGGCGGTTGTATGGGGATGGGGATGCGGCGCGGAGGATAGCGGAAGAGCTGGCTGGCTCTTGA
- a CDS encoding aminotransferase class V-fold PLP-dependent enzyme, translating into MCSQPGAIATREKLEISDLPSLLIGADTVVPTLHGPKRYINFDNAASTPTFQPIADSVTSFLKWYSNVHRGTGFKSQLSSWMYETSRDIVAEFIGVDLSTHVVIFTKNTTEAINKLANRFPLQYDDIVLTTLMEHHSNELPWRRVAQVEHIGLNPDGTISKEHFVMLLKQHGGKVKLVALTGASNVTGYINDLDFFAFEAHKHGAKILVDGAQLVPHRPVDMKSGDSPYHIDYLVFSGHKIYAPFGVGVLVVDKETFEQGEPDSVGGGVVDIVTLEEAYWTDLPDKEEAGTPDIIGVVALGKAIKLFESVGWDAIIRHEADLTAYALTELREIPGVTLYGDTNPAHSADRLGVISLNIGDLPHSLAAAILSYEGAIGVRSGCFCAHTYVKSLLRVSEANSKLLEQQILARDRSQIPGAIRMSFGLYNTRAEIDEFVAQVKKIASGDYFKGYVLDREAGEWTPPQFKVRFEEYFKL; encoded by the coding sequence ATGTGTAGTCAGCCTGGGGCTATCGCGACTCGTGAAAAACTGGAAATCTCCGATCTTCCGTCGCTTCTGATCGGCGCCGACACGGTAGTGCCGACCCTACATGGCCCCAAGCGCTATATCAATTTCGACAACGCTGCCTCTACCCCGACCTTTCAGCCGATCGCTGACTCGGTCACTTCGTTTCTCAAGTGGTACTCCAATGTGCATCGTGGGACCGGCTTCAAATCGCAGTTATCGAGCTGGATGTACGAGACCTCGCGCGATATCGTCGCCGAATTTATCGGTGTCGACCTCAGCACCCATGTCGTGATCTTCACCAAAAACACCACCGAAGCGATCAACAAACTGGCGAATCGTTTTCCGCTCCAGTATGACGATATCGTGCTGACCACCCTGATGGAGCACCATTCGAATGAACTTCCGTGGCGACGGGTCGCCCAGGTGGAGCATATCGGCTTGAATCCCGATGGGACAATCAGCAAAGAGCATTTCGTGATGCTGCTGAAGCAGCATGGCGGCAAAGTGAAACTGGTCGCCCTGACCGGCGCTTCCAATGTGACCGGCTATATCAATGACCTCGACTTTTTTGCTTTTGAGGCCCACAAGCATGGGGCGAAAATCCTGGTCGATGGCGCGCAGTTGGTGCCGCATCGCCCGGTCGACATGAAATCCGGGGATTCCCCTTATCACATCGACTATCTCGTTTTCTCCGGACATAAGATCTATGCGCCGTTTGGCGTCGGCGTGCTGGTGGTCGACAAAGAGACGTTCGAGCAGGGTGAGCCGGATTCAGTCGGCGGCGGCGTGGTGGATATTGTCACGCTCGAAGAAGCGTATTGGACTGATCTCCCGGACAAAGAAGAGGCGGGCACACCCGATATCATCGGCGTGGTAGCGCTCGGCAAAGCGATCAAGCTGTTTGAGTCAGTCGGCTGGGATGCGATAATCCGACATGAAGCCGACTTAACCGCCTACGCACTGACAGAACTTCGAGAGATCCCGGGTGTCACCCTGTATGGGGATACCAACCCGGCCCACTCGGCGGATCGATTGGGAGTGATCTCACTTAATATCGGAGACCTTCCACACTCATTGGCGGCGGCGATCCTGAGCTACGAGGGGGCGATCGGCGTTCGTTCCGGTTGTTTCTGCGCGCATACCTATGTTAAGTCATTGCTACGGGTATCGGAGGCGAATTCGAAACTGCTGGAGCAGCAGATCCTCGCACGCGACCGTTCGCAGATCCCCGGCGCGATCCGGATGTCGTTTGGTCTTTATAATACCCGCGCCGAAATAGATGAGTTTGTCGCCCAGGTGAAGAAGATAGCTTCCGGCGACTATTTCAAGGGGTATGTGCTGGACAGAGAAGCCGGCGAATGGACCCCACCCCAGTTTAAGGTTCGGTTTGAAGAGTATTTCAAGCTGTAG
- a CDS encoding glycosyltransferase family 4 protein, producing the protein MKILIVTQHFPPERGAVRRLFEFARHFAHQGHDVSVMTAIPNYPDGIVPPKYRGSFFYIEEMEGVKVYRNWVLAASNRYPGKRMVGFIIFLVTSLINSFRIKTKFDVILASTPPVTTPLIGWVLSKLRRTKLIIEIRDLQPESAEDFGNLNRSLFTRALKKLMHWLYRRADLVVPVTSGMRDYLLEIGLKPERVVTVKSGFSSEFAEAGYNGVRKKFGWEEKFLVLYAGTLGWAHSLETVIEAARQLTDQPDICFVFVGDGQKREALEGMVRDYGLKNVVFVGSQPLEVIPYFLKTSNVLVHSLKDVPVTRSGVPSKLYEYMASGRPILFGSHDGEAINELDKAGGALAFPPDNPEKLCDLIMALKEGRIDGERLGSQYLEYARDHHARELWATKYLEAIHKI; encoded by the coding sequence ATGAAAATACTGATAGTCACCCAGCATTTTCCCCCGGAGAGAGGCGCTGTTCGGCGTCTTTTTGAGTTTGCGCGTCATTTCGCGCATCAGGGGCATGATGTGTCTGTGATGACCGCTATCCCGAATTACCCGGATGGGATTGTCCCCCCGAAATACCGCGGCTCTTTCTTCTATATCGAAGAGATGGAAGGAGTTAAGGTCTACCGGAACTGGGTGCTGGCGGCCTCCAACCGCTATCCTGGGAAACGGATGGTCGGGTTCATTATTTTCCTGGTGACCTCGCTGATCAACTCGTTCCGGATCAAAACCAAGTTTGATGTTATCCTGGCGTCGACGCCGCCGGTCACCACGCCGCTGATCGGGTGGGTCCTCAGCAAACTTCGCCGGACCAAACTGATCATCGAGATCCGCGACCTTCAGCCGGAATCGGCGGAGGATTTCGGCAACCTGAATCGCTCGCTTTTCACCCGTGCGCTCAAAAAACTGATGCATTGGCTGTACCGTCGGGCCGACCTGGTGGTGCCGGTGACCAGCGGCATGCGCGATTATCTACTCGAAATCGGCCTCAAGCCTGAGAGAGTGGTGACGGTCAAATCAGGATTTAGTTCTGAGTTTGCTGAGGCCGGCTACAATGGCGTCCGGAAAAAATTCGGCTGGGAAGAGAAGTTCTTGGTTCTCTATGCCGGTACACTTGGCTGGGCGCATTCACTGGAGACCGTGATCGAGGCGGCCCGTCAATTGACCGACCAGCCGGATATCTGCTTTGTCTTTGTCGGCGATGGTCAGAAGCGGGAAGCGCTCGAAGGAATGGTTCGTGACTACGGCCTCAAGAATGTTGTGTTTGTCGGTTCGCAACCGCTTGAAGTGATCCCGTATTTCCTCAAGACCAGCAACGTGCTGGTGCATAGTCTCAAGGATGTTCCAGTGACTCGCTCGGGGGTTCCTTCCAAGCTGTACGAATATATGGCATCCGGTCGTCCGATCCTGTTCGGCTCACACGATGGCGAAGCGATCAACGAACTGGACAAAGCGGGTGGCGCGCTGGCATTCCCGCCCGATAATCCGGAGAAGCTGTGCGATTTGATCATGGCGCTCAAAGAGGGTAGGATCGATGGCGAGCGGCTGGGCAGCCAATATCTCGAGTATGCGCGCGATCATCATGCCCGCGAACTCTGGGCGACGAAATATCTCGAAGCGATTCACAAGATCTGA
- a CDS encoding cytochrome c family protein: MRKLLVLIAIVVAMGMLVTAIVTAQAKPTYVGSEKGCKMCHKAQYDSWLTTGHAKAFDLLKPEEQAKPECVGCHQTGAMADGTMITSVGCEACHGAGSEYKKPAIMSKKAYTDKAAGRKAAVAAGLVIPTAETCTAACHKAEGNANFKPFDFEKAKGLVHPVAAK; this comes from the coding sequence ATGAGAAAGCTACTTGTCCTGATCGCAATCGTCGTCGCCATGGGTATGCTGGTGACTGCTATTGTGACCGCCCAGGCCAAACCGACCTATGTCGGCTCGGAAAAGGGATGCAAAATGTGCCACAAGGCTCAGTATGATTCCTGGCTGACCACTGGTCATGCCAAGGCGTTTGATCTGCTGAAGCCCGAAGAACAGGCGAAGCCGGAGTGCGTCGGCTGCCACCAGACCGGTGCAATGGCTGATGGTACGATGATCACGTCGGTTGGCTGCGAAGCTTGCCACGGCGCTGGCTCTGAATACAAAAAGCCGGCTATCATGAGCAAAAAGGCCTATACGGATAAGGCCGCTGGTCGCAAGGCCGCGGTTGCCGCCGGTCTGGTTATCCCGACCGCCGAAACCTGCACCGCCGCTTGCCACAAAGCCGAAGGTAATGCCAACTTTAAGCCGTTCGATTTCGAAAAGGCAAAAGGTTTGGTCCACCCGGTCGCTGCGAAGTAA
- the pruA gene encoding L-glutamate gamma-semialdehyde dehydrogenase, producing MGIYRVPPPKNEPVLSYAPGSAERDGIKKALAELKANPIEIPMYINGQEVRSGKKLEIRSPHNHNLVLGHYWQGGEAEVKTAVDASMEAAKTWAYMPWEQRAAIFLKAAELMAGPYRYTMNAAAMLAHSKNIFQAEIDAVCELVDFFRFNAHFMQQIYDIQPLSSAGIWDRTDHRPLEGFIFAVTPFNFVSINGNLPTAPAMMGNVVVWKPASTAIYTSHFIMKILRQAGLPDGVINMIFARGSAVGDTVLKNPNLAGIHFTGSTGVFHNMWKTVGENIGTYKTYPRLVGETGGKDFIVAHPSANPAEVATAIVRGSFEYQGQKCSASSRCYLPKSLWPKIKEVMLKQLAEIKMGDPEDFGNFVNAVIDESAYETIKEFVDFAKVQKDAEILHGGVCDKSKGWFIQPTVVLTTNPHFRLLEEEIFGPVVTLYVYDDNEFAKTLHLVDSTSPYALTGAIFATDRKAVELAERTLRHAAGNFYINDKPTGAVVGQQPFGGGRASGTNDKAGGIQNMLRWTSPRSIKETFVPPTDYKYPFLG from the coding sequence ATGGGTATCTACCGAGTCCCACCACCAAAAAATGAGCCGGTTCTGAGCTACGCTCCCGGTTCCGCCGAACGTGACGGCATCAAAAAAGCGTTGGCCGAACTCAAAGCCAATCCGATTGAGATCCCGATGTATATCAACGGCCAGGAAGTCCGCTCCGGCAAGAAGCTTGAGATTCGTTCGCCGCATAACCATAACCTGGTTCTCGGCCATTATTGGCAGGGGGGCGAGGCCGAGGTCAAGACCGCCGTGGATGCCTCTATGGAGGCCGCCAAGACCTGGGCTTACATGCCGTGGGAGCAGCGTGCGGCTATCTTCCTGAAGGCCGCAGAGCTGATGGCAGGCCCGTACCGGTACACCATGAATGCGGCCGCCATGCTGGCACACTCGAAGAATATCTTCCAGGCGGAGATCGATGCGGTCTGCGAACTGGTCGACTTCTTCCGTTTCAACGCCCATTTCATGCAGCAGATCTATGATATCCAGCCGCTTTCTTCTGCCGGCATCTGGGATCGGACCGACCACCGGCCGCTGGAAGGGTTCATTTTTGCCGTCACGCCGTTCAATTTCGTCTCGATCAACGGCAACCTCCCGACCGCTCCTGCGATGATGGGGAATGTGGTGGTCTGGAAACCGGCCTCGACCGCGATCTACACCTCGCATTTCATCATGAAGATCCTTCGCCAGGCCGGCCTTCCGGATGGCGTGATCAATATGATCTTCGCCCGCGGCTCCGCAGTCGGCGACACGGTGCTGAAGAACCCGAATCTGGCAGGGATCCATTTCACCGGTTCGACCGGTGTATTCCACAACATGTGGAAGACCGTTGGTGAGAATATTGGGACCTATAAAACCTATCCGCGTCTGGTCGGCGAGACCGGCGGCAAAGATTTTATCGTGGCGCATCCATCGGCCAACCCGGCCGAGGTCGCGACCGCGATAGTCCGCGGCTCGTTTGAATATCAGGGGCAGAAATGCTCGGCGTCATCGCGCTGTTATCTGCCGAAATCACTCTGGCCGAAGATCAAGGAAGTGATGCTCAAGCAGCTTGCCGAGATCAAGATGGGTGATCCGGAAGATTTCGGGAATTTCGTCAATGCGGTGATCGATGAATCCGCGTACGAGACGATCAAAGAGTTTGTCGATTTTGCCAAAGTCCAGAAAGATGCCGAAATCCTCCATGGCGGCGTCTGCGACAAGAGCAAGGGATGGTTCATTCAGCCGACTGTCGTGCTGACCACCAATCCGCATTTCCGTCTGCTCGAAGAAGAGATCTTTGGGCCGGTCGTGACGCTGTATGTGTACGACGACAACGAATTTGCCAAGACGCTGCACTTGGTCGACAGTACGTCGCCCTATGCGTTGACCGGCGCGATCTTCGCGACCGATCGCAAGGCGGTGGAACTGGCCGAGCGGACGCTGCGTCATGCGGCCGGGAATTTCTATATCAACGACAAGCCGACCGGCGCAGTGGTAGGCCAGCAGCCGTTTGGCGGCGGCCGTGCCTCGGGAACGAATGATAAGGCGGGCGGAATTCAGAACATGTTGCGCTGGACATCGCCGCGTTCGATCAAAGAGACGTTTGTCCCACCGACGGATTACAAGTATCCGTTCCTCGGATAA
- the ggt gene encoding gamma-glutamyltransferase: protein MSLQALHNRSIMMRAILCIALFLLPLASVGAELSFQRGAVTTASPEATAIGEQIFQQGGNAFDVAVAVGFALAVSYPQAGNIGGGGFALIRDARSGEIRALDFREVAPSAAIETMYLDSNANVIKNLSLYGAKAVGVPGTVAGLHELWKKYGKLPWNDLVQPAIELARDGLVIDQHNSSEIAEDVDNLKRYAETSRIFLPKGHPPRPGDTLFQPELAATLKLIADSGPEPFYHGKIAEQIVATMQKHGGLITREDLAGYQPIWRAPTHFTFDSLDIYSMPPPSSGGICVGQILKLLEPFDLSKLTSTSPEYIHLFCEAAKLAYADRSMHLGDPSFWNVPNLLDSGYVARLRARMNHDSATASSDVKPGNPQYESDQTTHYSVCDSAGNMVAITYTLNTSFGSCLVVDGAGFLLNNEMDDFSIKPGVPNAYGLIGGEANKVEPKKRMLSSMSPTLVLKQNHPYLILGSPGGSKIITTVAEGILNYVRFHRSPSATVAAPRFHHQWVPDTLYLEEASWAGSVSEEMKARGYVIKKIPAWCNLQLIAIDSSGAMIPSSDPRGNGKAGGW, encoded by the coding sequence ATGTCGCTTCAGGCTTTGCACAATCGATCGATCATGATGAGGGCGATACTCTGTATCGCCCTCTTTTTGTTACCACTCGCGTCGGTTGGCGCCGAACTTTCATTTCAGCGAGGTGCGGTCACGACTGCCTCGCCGGAAGCAACCGCGATCGGCGAACAGATATTCCAGCAGGGGGGAAATGCGTTTGATGTAGCTGTCGCTGTCGGATTTGCACTGGCGGTCAGTTATCCGCAGGCGGGGAATATCGGTGGTGGCGGCTTTGCGCTTATTCGTGATGCCAGGTCGGGCGAGATCCGCGCGCTTGATTTCCGTGAGGTTGCACCCTCGGCCGCTATTGAAACGATGTATCTCGATTCCAACGCCAATGTGATCAAGAATCTTTCGCTGTATGGTGCGAAAGCAGTCGGTGTGCCGGGGACTGTTGCCGGGCTACACGAACTTTGGAAGAAATACGGCAAACTCCCCTGGAATGATCTGGTCCAGCCAGCGATCGAACTGGCTCGCGATGGTCTCGTCATTGACCAACATAACTCCTCCGAGATCGCCGAGGATGTCGACAATCTGAAGCGGTACGCAGAGACATCCCGGATCTTTCTCCCGAAAGGACATCCGCCGAGACCGGGGGACACGCTCTTTCAGCCTGAACTTGCCGCAACGCTGAAATTGATCGCCGACTCCGGCCCTGAGCCATTCTATCACGGAAAGATCGCCGAACAGATCGTCGCCACCATGCAGAAACATGGCGGGTTGATCACCCGCGAGGATCTTGCCGGCTACCAGCCGATCTGGCGGGCACCAACTCACTTCACGTTCGACTCGCTCGATATCTATTCGATGCCGCCGCCATCATCGGGTGGCATTTGTGTCGGACAGATACTCAAGCTGCTCGAGCCGTTTGATCTGTCGAAACTGACCTCGACCTCACCCGAGTATATCCATCTTTTTTGCGAGGCTGCCAAACTTGCGTATGCCGATCGCTCGATGCATCTGGGTGACCCATCATTCTGGAACGTGCCGAATCTTCTCGATAGTGGATACGTCGCCCGCCTTCGCGCGAGAATGAATCATGATTCCGCGACCGCATCATCGGATGTAAAACCGGGGAATCCGCAGTATGAATCCGACCAGACAACGCATTATTCTGTTTGCGATTCAGCCGGGAATATGGTGGCGATCACCTACACGCTAAATACTAGCTTTGGCTCATGTCTCGTAGTCGATGGCGCCGGGTTTTTGCTCAACAATGAAATGGATGATTTCTCTATCAAACCGGGGGTGCCGAACGCGTATGGGCTGATCGGCGGCGAGGCCAACAAAGTCGAACCGAAAAAGCGGATGTTGTCTTCGATGTCTCCCACACTCGTTCTGAAACAAAATCACCCCTACTTGATTCTCGGTTCGCCGGGTGGCTCGAAGATCATTACCACGGTTGCCGAAGGGATTTTGAATTACGTGCGCTTCCACCGTTCGCCGAGTGCGACGGTCGCGGCGCCGCGATTCCATCATCAATGGGTGCCGGATACGCTTTATCTTGAGGAAGCGAGTTGGGCAGGATCGGTGAGTGAGGAGATGAAAGCGCGCGGGTATGTTATCAAGAAGATACCGGCCTGGTGCAATCTGCAGTTGATCGCGATAGATAGTTCCGGCGCGATGATCCCCTCCTCCGACCCGAGAGGGAATGGGAAAGCGGGGGGATGGTAG